The genome window GTGGCGCCGTCACGGAGCTGAAGACCGCGCTCGAGGGCACGGACGTCGAGGCCGTCAAGGCCAAGCACGCCGCCCTGCTCACGGCGAGCCAGAAGATCGGCGAGGCGCTCTACGCCAACCAGGGCGCCACCCCGGCCGCCGACGGCGCCCCCGCCGGCGACGCGGGCTCGACGACCTCCGACGAGGACGTCGTCGACGCCGAGATCGTGGACGACGAGGACGACAAGAAGTGACTGACGAGCGACCCCAGGCGGGGACCCCCGAGCCCGAGGAGACGCCGCGCTTCACCGACAAGCGCCGCGTCGACCCGGAGACGGGCGACGTGCGCGAGCCGACGCCCGAGGAGGCCGTGCTGGCCGAGGCCGAGCAGGTCACGACCGAGGCCGAGGAGGCAGTCGTCCTCGAGGGCCTGGTCGAGGCCGAGAAGCTCGCGGCGGAGCGGCTCGAGGAGCTGCAGCGCGCCCAGGCGGCGCACTACAACCTCGAGCAGCAGTACAACGCGTACGTGAAGCGGTCCAAGGCCGAGGCCCTGGCCGCTCACGACCGCGGTGTCGCCACGGTCGGCGAGGCGCTCATCCCGGTCCTCGACGACATCGAGCTGGCACGCCGGCACGGTGACCTCACGGGTCCGTTCGCGTCGATCGCCGAGAAGCTGGAGTCCACGCTCCAGCGGCTCGGGATCGAGCGGTACGGCGAGGCCGGGGAGACGTTCGACCCGGCCGTGCACGAGGCGCTCATGCACGGGCACTCGTCCGACGTCACCGAGCCCACGGTGCGTGAGGTGCTGCAGGCCGGCTACCGCACGCCCGCGCGGATCCTGCGCGCCGCGCGCGTCGCGGTCGTGGACCCGGAGGCCTGAGGACCAGCATCATCAGCACCACGCACGCCCGCAGGCGGCGGCCGGGCACCGGCCGCCGCCTCTGCGGCACCTGGATCGTTGGGAGCACGACCACGGACACGCACAGCACGACGAACCGGAGGGAGGCGCCGTGACCGGACAGGACTGGCTGGAGAAGGACTTCTACGCCGTGCTCGGCGTCACCAAGGACGCCGACGCGGCCACGATCAAGAAGGCGTACCGCAAGCTCGCGCGTCAGCTGCACCCGGACCAGAACCCGGGCGACGCGGGGGCCGAGGCGCGGTTCAAGGACATCGGTGAGGCGTACGCGGT of Cellulomonas dongxiuzhuiae contains these proteins:
- the grpE gene encoding nucleotide exchange factor GrpE translates to MTDERPQAGTPEPEETPRFTDKRRVDPETGDVREPTPEEAVLAEAEQVTTEAEEAVVLEGLVEAEKLAAERLEELQRAQAAHYNLEQQYNAYVKRSKAEALAAHDRGVATVGEALIPVLDDIELARRHGDLTGPFASIAEKLESTLQRLGIERYGEAGETFDPAVHEALMHGHSSDVTEPTVREVLQAGYRTPARILRAARVAVVDPEA